In the Helianthus annuus cultivar XRQ/B chromosome 11, HanXRQr2.0-SUNRISE, whole genome shotgun sequence genome, one interval contains:
- the LOC110920135 gene encoding calphotin-like, whose translation MSSSSESGVSDTVDPMAIVSDDEIATDPEVFTSDTTNDDDDDFQPFALPDFGDDIPIADGFPDGDLLLVPIPAPFPLAAFPLEDLPLDAMFDDKIDHFIEGPHEDAQDGEAPVDDDVAIPLAEIPVDDDIVAPLVEVTVADIIAIPLVEIPAVEIPSDHSGPDSFESVSSATLHARGVQHYPIDTDSDTAMSAAPIFPHDFDQDHEIEFVLDEQPFEAPVIPDDQLFDIPVDLEYAPADPESEIAPEPIPAHDPLSEDDPVHVDAPAVAPPLPDPIPTLIDHAPFATHVHPRYAHTRNGWIEDDDDYPPFVRPVTPPPASTQAPVDTVPFHPHESDTHRTDLPVTFLQEIPPPRPGGPSSQQPSHTPPVSAADHFMPQSTHTDPFASAPTGEPLIWFPPNVMPISDPYHPFHIGYSRDDLLLSLSSSRRCCVGESWS comes from the coding sequence aTGTCATCTTCTTCCGAGAGTGGAGTATCTGACACAGTGGACCCTATGGCCATAGTCTCGGATGATGAGATAGCCACAGACCCTGAGGTTTTTACATCTGATACTACAAATGACGACGATGATGATTTTCAGCCGTTCGCTTTACCAGATTTCGGAGACGATATACCTATAGCTGATGGTTTTCCTGATGGGGATCTACTTCTTGTTCCGATCCCTGCTCCTTTTCCTCTTGCTGCATTTCCTCTGGAGGATCTGCCTCTTGATGCTATGTTTGACGACAAAATCGATCATTTTATCGAGGGTCCCCATGAGGATGCCCAGGATGGTGAGGCTCCGGTTGATGATGATGTTGCTATTCCGCTTGCAGAGATTCCAGTCGATGATGACATTGTTGCACCACTTGTCGAGGTCACAGTCGCTGATATCATTGCTATTCCGTTGGTCGAGATTCCTGCCGTTGAGATTCCATCTGACCATTCTGGTCCTGACTCATTCGAGTCCGTATCATCTGCTACTTTACACGCACGGGGCGTGCAACATTATCCCATTGACACTGATTCCGACACAGCGATGTCTGCCGCACCTATCTTTCCACACGACTTTGACCAAGATCATGAGATTGAGTTTGTACTTGACGAGCAGCCTTTTGAGGCACCTGTCATTCCTGACGATCAGCTCTTTGATATACCCGTTGATCTTGAGTATGCTCCAGCTGACCCTGAGTCTGAGATTGCACCTGAGCCTATACCGGCACATGATCCTTTATCTGAGGACGATCCAGTACATGTCGATGCACCAGCTGTTGCACCACCGCTACCTGACCCGATCCCTACACTTATTGATCATGCTCCTTTTGCTACCCATGTACACCCCAGATATGCTCACACCCGCAATGGGTGGATCGAGGACGATGACGACTATCCTCCTTTTGTTAGACCCGTTACTCCCCCACCTGCATCTACCCAGGCACCCGTTGATACCGTCCCATTTCACCCACATGAGTCTGACACTCACCGCACAGATCTACCAGTCACATTTCTTCAGGAAATCCCTCCTCCCCGTCCGGGAGGACCATCCAGTCAGCAGCCCAGTCACACACCACCTGTGTCAGCAGCCGATCATTTCATGCCACAGTCTACACACACTGATCCTTTTGCGTCTGCACCCACGGGCGAGCCACTTATTTGGTTTCCACCCAACGTGATGCCTATATCTGATCCATACCATCCCTTCCACATTGGATACTCGAGGGATGATCTGCTTTTGTCACTCAGCTCCAGCAGGAGATGCTGTGTAGGAGAGTCATGGAGCTAG
- the LOC118484046 gene encoding N66 matrix protein-like — MVTSSKPATITEAIDLSVSLTEEAIRLSKFSTPDQKKKETHVESSSENKRKFSNFKKGTSSTNKKDETSAPAKAKGKGYMGTLPKCDACQLHHNGRCRAGKCESCGRVGHSKETCWVGTGCGGQRGFGNNCGGNGNGNRPQGNNGGNGNRGNFGNQAGSGNHGANNAQGGNGNGNGRGPGCFNCGDMGNFKRECPKLNQSQGRVFNIGAREARQDPNNFATAAEPVGLGAVVVVVVVPGLQDVSFDNP; from the exons ATGGTGACATCGTCAAAGCCTGCAACAATTACTGAGGCTATCGATCTAAGCGTATCACTGACTGAAGAAGCTATCAGGTTAAGCAAGTTTTCGACTCCTGACCAgaaaaagaaggagactcacgttgagtcatCCAGTGAGAACAAACGGAAGTTCTCCAACTTTAAGAAAGGCACCAGTAGTACAAACAAGAAAGATGAGACGAGCGCACCGGCCAAGGCCAAAGGAAAGGGGTATATGGGTACCTTGCCCAAATGTGATGCGTGTCAGTTGCATCACAATGGACGATGCCGAGCTGGAAAATGTGAATCTTGTGGAAGAGTTGGTCACTCGAAAGAAACATGCTGGGTTGGTACTGGCTGTGGTGGTCAAAGGGGTTTTGGTAACAACTGTGGAGGTAATGGGAATGGAAATCGCCCGCAAGGAAATAATGGAGGTAATGGAAACCGTGGTAATTTTGGAAATCAAGCTGGGAGTGGAAACCACGGAGCAAACAACGCTCAAGGTGGTAATGGGAACGGTAATGGTCGGGGACCAggttgtttcaattgtggagacaTGGGGAACTTTAAGAGAGAATGCCCAAAGCTCAATCAATCTcaaggaagagttttcaacatcgGAGCAAgagaagcacgccaggatccaaac AACTTTGCTACTGCCGCTGAGCCTGTGGGGCTTggggctgttgttgttgttgttgttgttcctggCTTACAGGACGttagtttcgacaatccttag